The Deltaproteobacteria bacterium genomic interval TCACTGCTGGCGGCAGTAGTGACTCCGACATTTTTTGCTTGTCCTCCGAGGGCCGTGGCCTTGGCGAAGGCGGCCTGAGCCCGCTCCGCATCCCCTTTTTCCATGTAGAGGGAGCCGAGTTTGTTCCACGGTTCCGGGTCATCCGGTTTGGTCTCAATCGCCAGCCGGTACCGGATGATCGCCTTCTCCCATTCGCCCTGTTCCCGATAGACATCCCCCAGATCGCTATGGGCATGGTACAGACGTGGTTCGATATCGGTCGCCTTTTTGAAGGAGGCGATCGCCTTTTTGCGAAAGCCGTCCGGATTCCTCCCCTGATGGACATACTCCCGGTAACAAAGCCCCAGATTGTAATGGGCGTCGGCATATTTTTTGTCTTTTTGGATCGCCTTGGAGATGGAGGAGATCGCCTCCGGGATATTTCCCATCGCCAAATAAACGGCCCCCAAGTGATTGTGGGGACTGGCCCACTTTGAGTCAGCCTTGGCCGCCTTCCTCAGGCTCTCCAAGGCGTTCGGGTAATCCCCTTTGTATTTATAGACCAACCCCAGATTGTTCCAGGCCTCGGCAAATTTTGGGTCCATCTCGGAGGCTGTCTTGAATTCCCATTCGGCCTTGTCCAGGTCATTGACGGCCAAGTATTTGACCCC includes:
- a CDS encoding tetratricopeptide repeat protein; translated protein: MRQTSCFLIPLIVLVLLFSSTSFAARKKKHIPSDLAMSHNNQGVKYLAVNDLDKAEWEFKTASEMDPKFAEAWNNLGLVYKYKGDYPNALESLRKAAKADSKWASPHNHLGAVYLAMGNIPEAISSISKAIQKDKKYADAHYNLGLCYREYVHQGRNPDGFRKKAIASFKKATDIEPRLYHAHSDLGDVYREQGEWEKAIIRYRLAIETKPDDPEPWNKLGSLYMEKGDAERAQAAFAKATALGGQAKNVGVTTAASSEENRLKYGEALLQEGSLDQALQIFLKITGENPRNEKGWFDLGYTYTLRQNYPEARQAYLRAREINPDFIEAHFNLAMTDLALGDKQSAAANFRAALAVDAHHARSLYNLGILFHEAGDGREANRYLCLFTKDRPEEFPKELEIAKKVIKANGGCGGL